The genomic stretch AAGTATTCCTACATTTGGCTGGGAAGGTTGGAGAATTAAAGAAATTGGCACTAGATGaatcaaagaaattaaaagaagcaATGGTCAATTTGTCAGCTACAACTTGGCAACCTGTCCAGCATGGAAGAAGGTACTGCATATTTTCCACTAGACTTTATTACTTTGTATGCCTGAAATACATTCCctattttttgaaatataaataatacgTCTCTAGGAATGGCCCTCACATAGTAGGCAGCctggaaaaaccccacaactgtAATGCCACTGAGTGAAGAAGCAGGGAAGATGGATgaaaaaaacagtgattttACTGATGGTGTAAACCAAATAGCTTTTAGTTAGGGCAcgtatttaaaataaatctaagCAAAGTGAACCATATGAGGCTGATAACATGAACACCTAGTGGGATTTTTAAAGTGGCTCAGGTAAAATGCCTGAAAATGGGGATTTAGAATGAAAACACAGATACAATCTCAGCATTGTTATAATACAAGTAAATACAGGTATTATGAAAATGCTTTCAATTTTCAGAACCTGCAATTCCCAAAATGAATGCAGGATTTACATGATCTAGAGCAAGATAGCAAAAGTAATTCACTCTGATGCATTAAGTAAATGCTAAACCTGGTCTAGCAGAGTTCagccaaataaataaaagaaacaaaggggTGCAATGTAATCTTGGTTCAGATTCATTACTTCAAATGAGCACGTGAATACAGCTACAGCAAAAACCTGCTAGATGGATGCAGTTAGAAGAGAAGTAATAGGTTCTTTCTCTAGAAGTCTGAAAAGTAAGTGTATGAGTTAGTGACTACTTAGagtacagaaaattattttgttctacTCTTGTGTGTTTTAGTAGACTACACAAGTTTAGAGTAGCCGTTACAGTGAAActacaaagatttaaaaatcaatgtcaaaaataaatgcaagatACATATCTGAATGTTGTGCTGTTGTCTTACATAAATGGTACCTGACTGAAGCTGTTCATAAGGTTCTTTGTGGCTGCATACTTCTGGGAATCTGGTTTAGCCTCTAGGTTTTTCCTTAGCAATACAGTAATATAGTAGCCTATCAAAATGTTTCAGAACAGGTCTTGCAGGGCATTTAGTAGTATGGTCATAATGTGACCTCTCAGTGTTGTTACTGTAGCTCTGTATGTTTTGAcccttgttttaatttttcctcctcAATAAATTAGCAAAAATGGATAGAAACTTTCAAGTTCAGTGCTTCTCTTTTAGGCAAAAAATTACTCTAGTAAGTTCTGTTTCACCAAGTCATGCGAATGATTGCCTGCATCAGATGTATAATCATTTATGATTTAAATTAATGTAGCTCACTAAATACTTTGCgtatcttgaaaaaaaatttaaaaggataCCTTTGTGTTTGTTCAGAAGTTTATAGCCTTCACAATATCGGCCTCCAGATGTGGTCATTCTGGCAGTATTGACATAAGAATACGTGGCAGCAAAATCAAATTCCttttccccatcccaccagccATTGCTTTTGGCATATTCCTTCAATTCTGGGTGTTCTCTGTCAATCTTGGTTGTGATAGAGAGCTGGTTGGAAATATTCCGTACACCTCCTGTTTGTAAGTTGTGGAAAGAATTGTTTTAATACATTGAATGATTTTTCTTGGTCTTTTGTTTACAATTAGCTTAGTAAAGCAAATTAGCCCTGAAGAATTTCCTACAAGATGAGTGAGTCTGGTGGTTTATTTTTGGTTCTCTCTCCCCAACTATATGTATTTTTCTGATTGAATTTCCACTGCCACTCACTTCTGACTCATTTGCTTCTATTGCCAACATTGTATTTCAGGTTTTATCCTGATTTTTCCCACCTTTACATTCTTCCTCTGAGACCTCCAAAGATCTAGCTTGTCCTCCTAAGTCCACTGGAAGAATCAGTCACTTCAGGGCCCAGTACATCAGTCCTGTCCCCAAATGAAATTGTCATGGATGGCTACCATCCTTAAGACCACACATACTGCTGTCATTCTCATGCTGACTTTCTTGCTGTCCTCTGTTTTCCAAGTGCAGGAGTGGTTATCTGACTCTGAAAAGGCCCCTGTCACTCAGCTCCTCTGACAAACTGCCAGCTACTCCACACTCATGCCCTAGGAAGCAACTCCTGTTGTTGACAGGCACATGTATGTAGCTCAAGGTTAGTTTGATGCCTTAATGAAATGGTAAATTGAAACTGGAGAACTACAAGTGGTCCTTGCACTTGAAATGTTTAGAATGAACAGCATCATCCATACCTTCTACTTTTTCTGCTGCCCAGTATTTTCCTGATGTCTCCAGCACCCACGCTTCCTTTCTGTCGGCTATCAGAAAACTGTTGTGGTATGTAAATGCCATGTGGCTCTCCATACAGTTTCCTCCCTGTCCATATTTTTCCAGCAAATCAACTATGACACAAAGAGCCTTTTCAGCTGTGTCTGCTCTCTCAAGTCCAAGCctaaaaaaaaggggaaaatgttatttttggaaCTATGAACTCCACATAGAACTATTCAGCCTGTATTCAGATTGACCTGGAATGGTATTTCTATGTGTAGCTGCCAGTTGTATGATCTGGTAAGAGGAACACAAGTCAGGTAAAGGGCTTCTTTGAAGTGGGTCCTCTATGTACTTGACATGGGGAAAAACAccaaatggaaatacagaaaggcagggagagggatcCTACAAAATGCTTACAAGTCCTGTGCAGGTATTGGACTGGAGCGAAACTTGTACCAAAAGAATGGACTGACTGCTGCAGGTTAATGAGAGTTACCATGGCACCCATAGGGTAGGAACATGAACTTGTTATTTACATGGAAATAGGCAGCTGAGaccaaaacttaaaaataagtTTGTGAAAGATGGGGAAATAGGAAAGGAGTACAGACCCTAGGAAAAGGCCCAAACAGTAGTACCTGAAGTCCACCTGTGCTCTTGAAAATCTTGTTTCAGTTTAGTATAAATATTATAGAAAGAAAAACGTTTGCTAATTTCTTTGACAGATTCTGGTACAGTGCCGGATACTTCTTACGGGCTCCTGGCAGAAACCTAACGCCTGTGCCAAGAAATACTCATTTTAACCAGGGCTAGAACAGGGAAAGAGGTGTCTTCTGAAAGCGAAAGCACATATATCCCCATATAACTCAAACCACGTTTCCACGTAAATTCCAAATCCGGTAGCATTTACCAAAAacgaggggggaaaaaaaaaaaaaaagcctgtgcaGACCTTACGAGGTCCATGCCGAGGAGAGCTTCCCCATCGCCgatctcctccctgccccacaccGCCTCGTTGCCGATGCACACGCCGTGCTCGTTGGCGCCCATCTCGGCCCCCCAGAGCCAGGAGGGGCGGCTCAGAACCACGGCGTGGGTCCTCTCCACCTGCTCGACGCTGATGTAGGTGCACTGCAAGAGGTCAGAGCACACATCGAGTCACCGTCCCCGATCCGCCGGCCGAATCGCGGGCTAAGCACGTAGATAAGGGCTGACAGCGGTGTTTTCGCCGCCTCCCGCAGGACCGGTCCTGCCCCGCGCCCTCACCTCCAGCGCGGCGCCGGGCGGGTGCGCGGCGGCCGGGAAGTGCACGACCTCCTGCACCTCATCCGCTGGCCGGTCCGAGTTCTTCCCGAACACCACGCGGCCcccgggcgcggcgggcggcagCGCCACGAAGGTGTCGCAGGAgcggggcggcggccggggAAACATGCTGAGGGCTGAAGGGCGGCGAGCTGCGGGCCCGGCGCGGACAGCGGCAGCaccggcgcggggcggggcccgcGGCGCCCGCGGAAGGCCCGCCCGCCGACCCGGAAGGCCCGGCCCGGGCGGCTCCGGAGCGCCtccgtccctgtccctgtgcctgtgcctgtccGTGTAGGGGCCGGCGGCTCCCGCCCCGCTGCCGCCATGGGGAAGTCGTTCGCCAACTTCATGTGCAAGAAGGATTTTCACCCCGCCTCCAAGTCCAACATCAAAAAGGTGAGGGGGAGCCGGGGGTGCCCCGGCGGGGACGGGCTGCCGGCACCGCAGCGGCCTTAGCAGTGCTCCTCACTGTCCTGGGATGCATCGGGGCTGGGgcaaagaggaaggaggaggcgGCAGGGAAAGTAGTTAAGAAATACTTGGAAGTTTCGAGTTTTCTTGCTCCTAGGTGTGTACGACTGTCGCATTGTCCTGGCTCAGGCTTTTCAACGCCTGATTCTCAGGATAAATAGGCACTGTACGCCGTCCAGGAAAACCCCACCTGTCACTGCTCATGTTTTCCCAATATTTCATACCTGCCTCGAGCTGGTTGCAGGTGTCCTCCCCAGAACCGTGCCGCGTGCCAGGAACCCCCGAGGGGACCTGGGGCTTGGGGTGTGTTGAGACTACACCGAGGTCACCACAGGGAAGACAGTGGCACCCACAGGGTGTTTTCTGagcctgcttttccttttgatcTACCAAATTTTCTCCTGTCATTTCAGTGTGCAAGTGTTGTTGTGACTTGGAATTTCTCAAAATTACTGCTTTGGGAAGTTCATTTGTTAAAATACTgtgtgaaaataatgtattttatgcAATTAGAATGGTGATCATCCCTCGTTAAGCATTTTAAACTAAGCTAGTTATTTGTACATGAATATATTTTGCAAtagtttttgtatttgtttagaGTAGaaacttaattattttaactaGGTATGGATGGCAGAACAGAAAATCTCATATGATAAGAAGAAACAAGAAGAATTAATGCAACAGTATCTGAAAGAACAGGAATCCTATGATAACAGGTGAGAATTGGCTTAAGATCACATGCTTCTTTCTCCTGTGTTGTTTTCATGGTAGTGAAATTGCTGTGAGCAATTTGAAGTACTGTCTCCCATTGACTGTAGTAGTAGGAGAACACAGTCACTCATTAAGTGATGTCTGATTAAGCAGAAGTCTTGAGAACTTTTTAAAGTGGTTTGTGCCTGTCCtctaattaatttcaaaatacatcATGTTGCACAGGACAGTAGGTAACCTTGTATCACACAGAAATCTGTTTTTCGTAACTCTGGACATGTTACCTTTCAGTTGAGATTGAAATGTGTGATTTTTAGTACATAATGGAGCATGCAAAAGCATTGACTGGTCTCTCACGTTTTTGGATACTCACATTTTGTCACTcgcattaaaaaatgaaaaaaatgctagTTATCACAATAATTTCATACTGAagattctttcatttttttctttttttttttgtgttaccCATGTGACTGTTTTGCGTGTAACACCCCAAACTGCCCTTTTAATTTAGGTTGCTTATGGGTGATGAGCGTGTGAAGAATGGTCTTAATTTCATGTATGAAGCCCCACCTGGAGCAAAGAAAGGTATTGCAGTTTCCTGATTGTGGGCAGACAATACTAAAGCTAAAAACCTTTTGATGAAATAAGCacagtatgttttattttaaaataacatgttCATAGTGAGGTAATGATAGGAGGtatgattttttaattctttatgtGGGAATATgcagatatatatatagatagatagatgtaTATGTAATAATTTTGATCTCACaaaactttaatttctttcaaagagAATGGTTGGGTTTTGTTAAGCAACAGTTCAATTTGATGAGAAAGACCAGATAAAATATCTTTCCAGGAAACAGCATAAATTCTGTCCTCGACCAAGGGTGTTTCTTTAGCCAGTTATAAAGCCATTGGATGAGGAGGACTGGACCTTACCGAGACAATGACTCAGACAAAACAAACCTGTATTTTGGCCTGCTCTCCTTTACAGATATAGCAGAttgcttttgtttaaaagttATGCCCATAATTCAGCTTGATGCTTGTCAAACATAGAAAATACAAGAGCAAGAAATTATTTATcagaagttataaaaataataaatgctgaGATTCAGTAGTCAAAAGTGCTGCCTGAGCTGTGTCTCGTGAGTCTATGACTTTTTAGTAGTGTCATAAATGGAAATTACTAAGTACATGCTGGACACTTGTATCATTTTAGCAAAGTGTGACTGTGAGCAGAACTAAGAAAATATATTCCCACTAAGAGAAAACATGTTCCCTTTAAAATGCATCTTTCCCATTTGCATGAAATCACTTGCAAATGGACTCATTCTTGTAGACCAAGTTTTGCAATTATTTAACTTCAGAAGCTCTACGAGTAATCTCTTAAGTAGCAGTTACTGCTaaactttttcttaaaaatatcttaaaagtAAATATTGTTGCTACTCCTGCAAAAATGTTCCAAGTTTTTTATTCATATAATAAATGAATATAGTTTTAGGAGATGATTCTAGATTTACAGGATTTGTAGCTATATACTAGAGGCTGGTTATTTGTAAGTGCACTCTATTTAAATAAAGCTACTTCCTGAGTGTTTGCACTCTTGATTAGTATAAACCATAAAATGTTTTGTCTTTAGCTTAGAGGGGGATACTATCTGCATTTTGCATATATAATTAATGcatcatttcttttctttgcatgCTTTCTGAAAATTCTAAGAGGAAACAAAAGAGGTATTTCATTGCATCATTTCTTTAAGTTTTCTTCTTGCTTACTTAAAACGTAATCTGAAAAACTTCAAACTTaccatgttttctgttttatagcAAGAGGGAGAGACTGAGTACAAATTTGAATGGCAAAAAGTTGCTCCTCGGGAAAAGTAAGATA from Corvus hawaiiensis isolate bCorHaw1 chromosome 7, bCorHaw1.pri.cur, whole genome shotgun sequence encodes the following:
- the SCRN3 gene encoding secernin-3, which encodes MFPRPPPRSCDTFVALPPAAPGGRVVFGKNSDRPADEVQEVVHFPAAAHPPGAALECTYISVEQVERTHAVVLSRPSWLWGAEMGANEHGVCIGNEAVWGREEIGDGEALLGMDLVRLGLERADTAEKALCVIVDLLEKYGQGGNCMESHMAFTYHNSFLIADRKEAWVLETSGKYWAAEKVEGGVRNISNQLSITTKIDREHPELKEYAKSNGWWDGEKEFDFAATYSYVNTARMTTSGGRYCEGYKLLNKHKDSITSEIMMEILRDKESGINMEGGFMTTGSMVSVLPQQPNLPCIHFFTGTPDPARSVFKPFIFVPGITQLLKTTSPTFGHDDPVKKKPRFQSKPDRRHELYKKHESAAVVMETIKDKGKEMLKEIQELEKQKINQMESILQNGCLDVNQVVNLFSQCVEEELKIYS